One Belonocnema kinseyi isolate 2016_QV_RU_SX_M_011 chromosome 6, B_treatae_v1, whole genome shotgun sequence genomic region harbors:
- the LOC117175389 gene encoding neprilysin-2-like, giving the protein MGGWPLLEGDSWIAQKYDWEQAAYGMVNERLITDSFFTFDIVTDFKNSAKNVLGIDQPMLHVDRGALVKGFSNKYVQEYFHHMVGMAVTYGANKARAEKELRHVLDFEINFATITLSEEERRNQTALENLMSVKNLTTTYPFVHWKKYFNTILKSAFVIGDDEIIKVSVPTFLEKLGKLMQKTQKSVLANYLVWQVLQGQLQGSFSEEECVDMTSEYLSLNSGAIYVRKYFTSESKKSAEELAVNIEQQFMKMLKKVDWMDEKTKTSALAKIKSMKNVIGYPDEILHDKNVDEYFKTLEITPNDLVQANANLSIFLLDHSFSNLRKTIEKSDWPWVFCARTITDIHIPAAVLQDLFFDKDRPQYLKYGAIGAFVLGNKLTTAFDYDGRRFDQNGNLRDWWTPETKKKFLQKAACITQQYKKYKVKDDSIKYTRKMAVKPVYSTTDLILAIRF; this is encoded by the exons atgggtGGCTGGCCTCTGCTTGAAGGAGACTCGTGGATAGCGCAAAAATATGATTGGGAACAGGCAGCTTATGGCATGGTGAATGAGAGATTGATAACGGATAGCTTCTTCACCTTCGATATAGtcacagattttaaaaatagtgCGAAGAATGTTTTGGGT atcgACCAACCAATGCTCCATGTTGATCGCGGAGCTTTAGTAAAAGGGTTCAGTAATAAGTACGTCCAAGAATACTTTCATCATATGGTTGGCATGGCTGTAACATATGGTGCAAATAAAGCTAGAGCAGAAAAAGAATTAAGGCATGTTCTCGACTTCGAAATAAACTTCGCCACT ATTACCCTGAGTGAAGAAGAAAGACGCAATCAAACAGCTCTCGAAAACCTAATGagcgtaaaaaatttaacaacaacatATCCGTTTGTTCACtggaagaaatatttcaatacaaTTCTCAAATCGGCATTCGTAATTGGTGATGATGAAATAATAAAAGTGAGCGTGCCTACTTTTCTCGAAAAATTGGGCAAATTGATGcagaaaactcaaaaaagtgtgcTGGCTAATTACCTCGTTTGGCAAGTACttcaaggtcaacttcaaggttcATTCTCCGAAGAAGAATGCGTCGATATGACATCTGAATATCTATCTTTGAATTCTGGGGCTATATATGTCAGGAAATACTTTACATCAGAATCGAAGAAAAGTGCAGAAGAATTGGCAGTCAATATTGAACAGCAGTTCATGAAAATGCTAAAAAAg gtTGATTGGATGGACGAAAAAACCAAGACGAGTGCTTTGGCTAaaataaaatctatgaaaaacGTCATTGGATATCCTGACGAAATTCTCCATGACAAAAATGTTGACGAATATTTCAAGACATTGGAAATAACTCCGAATGATTTAGTTCAAGCAAACGCAAACCTGAGCATTTTTTTGCTAGATCATTCTTTCAGTAATCTAAGGAAGACTATAGAAAAATCAGATTGGCCATGGGTATTCTGCGCTCGAACTATAACTGATATAC ATATCCCTGCCGCAGTTCTACAAGATCTTTTCTTCGATAAGGATAGGCCTCAGTACTTGAAGTATGGTGCGATTGGTGCCTTTGTCCTTGGAAATAAACTCACTACTGCTTTTGATTACGACGGTAGACGATTTGATCAAAATGGAAACCTTAGGGATTGGTGGACACCagaaacgaaaaagaaatttcttcagaAAGCTGCTTGCATCACTCAGcagtacaaaaaatataaagtaaaagacGACAGCATCAAA tACACAAGGAAAATGGCTGTAAAACCCGTGTATAGTACAACGGACTTAATTTTGGCAATACGGTTTTAG
- the LOC117175390 gene encoding neprilysin-2-like, with protein MKKGTSAKQENSNVCQTLQCKNAANTIRESIDPEVSPCDNFYKFACGNFLKTTHVSKDKMSVDSYSPLHPKIVNQLKSSIEEPVQTNEPRFITLLKNFYNACLKMKVTEKNARHTLIEKLKNMGGWPLLEGDSWKAQKFDWEQASCSMVNEGLLTDSLFAFDIVTDFKDSTKNVLDIDQPMIRFDRDALVKGFSDKSVKDYFRNMVETAVKYGANKAKAENELRDVLDFEIELTTITLREEERHNQTALENLMTVKNLTTTYPFVHWKKYFNTILKSAFVIGDEEVIKVSVPTFFAKLGPLLKKTPKKVLANYLVWQVLEGQIQGSFSKEECLSMASEYLSVNSGAIYVRKYFTPKSKKSAEVLAVSIKQQFIKMLKKVDWMDEKTRTSALAKLKSMKNVIGYPAEILNDKTVDEYFKKLEITPNDLVQANANLDSFLTDHSFSNLRKTIEKSDWPWVSCARTTIDIRTDYDEHLNRLYVPAGILQDIFFYPDRPQYLNYGGVGAFVIGNKLTTAFDNKGRQYDQNGNLRDWWSPGTTTKFLQKAACITQQYKKYTVKDGSMNSSGTKVDRKNIADNGGVKMAYLAYQDWVKRNGPEPTLPGLKYSQSQLFWIQAAMTQCAKYTPEYLKDFITNPQGLIDDLSTPSEFRVTGVFANMPEFATDFSCKAGTKMNPVKKCFLW; from the exons CTAACACAATCCGGGAGAGCATCGATCCCGAGGTATCGCCGTGcgataacttttataaatttgcctgtggaaattttttaaaaactacacaCGTTTCAAAAGATAAAATGAGTGTCGACAGTTATAGCCCccttcatcctaaaattgtgaaTCAACTAAAAAGCAGCATTGAAGAACCAGTCCAAACCAATGAACCAAGATTTATCACACTATTAAAAAACTTCTACAATGCTTGCCTGAAAATGA AAGTGACTGAAAAAAATGCTCGTCAtacattaatagaaaaattaaaaaatatgggtGGCTGGCCTCTGCTTGAAGGAGACTCGTGGAAAGCGCAAAAATTTGATTGGGAACAGGCATCTTGCAGCATGGTGAATGAGGGGCTTCTAACTGATAGCTTATTTGCCTTCGATATAGtcacagattttaaagatagtaCGAAAAATGTTTTGGAT atCGACCAACCAATGATTCGTTTTGATCGCGATGCTTTAGTAAAAGGGTTCAGTGACAAGTCCGTAAAAGACTACTTTCGTAATATGGTTGAAACGGCAGTAAAATATGGTGCAAATAAAGCAAAAGCAGAAAATGAATTAAGGGATGTCCTCGACTTCGAAATAGAGCTCACCACt ATCACCCTGAGAGAAGAAGAAAGACATAATCAAACTGCTCTCGAAAACCTAATGACAGTAAAAAACCTCACAACAACATACCCGTTTGTTCACTGGAAGAAATACTTCAACACAATTCTCAAATCGGCTTTCGTAATTGGTGATGAGGAAGTAATAAAAGTGAGCGTGCCTACTTTTTTCGCAAAACTAGGACCACTGTTGAAAAAAACTCCCAAAAAGGTGCTGGCTAATTACCTCGTTTGGCAAGTACTTGAAGGTCAAATTCAAGGCTCATTCTCTAAGGAAGAATGCCTTAGTATGGCATCTGAATATCTATCTGTGAATTCTGGGGCTATATATGTCAGGAAATATTTCACACCAAAATCGAAGAAAAGTGCAGAAGTATTGGCAGTCAGTATTAAACAGCAATtcattaaaatgctaaaaaag GTCGACTGGATGGACGAAAAAACAAGGACGAGTGCTTTGGCTAAACTTAAATCTATGAAAAACGTCATTGGATATCCTGCTGAAATTCTTAATGACAAGACTGTAGacgaatatttcaagaaattagaaATAACTCCGAATGATTTAGTTCAAGCAAACGCAAACCTGGACAGTTTTTTGACAGACCATTCTTTCAGTAATCTGAGGAAGACTATAGAAAAATCAGATTGGCCATGGGTATCCTGCGCTCGAACTACAATTGATATACGCACAGATTATGATGAACATTTAAACCGTCTTT ATGTCCCTGCCGGAATTCTACAAGACATTTTCTTTTATCCGGATAGACCTCAGTATCTGAACTATGGTGGAGTAGGTGCGTTTGTGATTGGAAATAAACTCACTACTGCTTTTGATAACAAAGGTAGACAATATGATCAAAATGGAAACCTTAGGGATTGGTGGTCACCaggaacaacaacaaaatttcttcaGAAAGCTGCTTGCATTACTCAGCAGTACAAAAAATATACAGTAAAAGATGGCAGCATGAAC TCAAGTGGTACCAAAGTGGACAGGAAAAACATTGCAGACAATGGAGGGGTAAAAATGGCCTACTTAGCCTATCAAGATTGGGTAAAACGTAACGGACCTGAACCCACATTGCCTGGATTAAAATATTCCCAATCACAACTTTTTTGGATTCAAGCAGCTATGACGCAATGTGCGAAATATACCCCAGAGTATCTGAAAGACTTCATTACTAATCCCCAGGGATTGATCGATGACTTATCAACTCCATCAGAATTCAGGGTCACAGGTGTATTTGCTAATATGCCAGAATTTGCAACAGACTTTAGTTGTAAAGCTGGCACAAAAATGAATCcagttaaaaagtgttttttatggTGA